The following are from one region of the Streptomyces rubrogriseus genome:
- a CDS encoding GlxA family transcriptional regulator — protein MLADAAARAAELDRLMRPAPRPGAHQVAVLALDGVYPFELGIPHRVLGSADGRYEVRSASVDGRPVRTDSDLTVTPAHGPEVLADADTVIVPPYAVTAASAAVPDPRALAALARVRPGARLVSICTGAFLLAAAGLLDGRRATTHWALTDHFRELFPRVELDADVLFVDHGDVLTSAGAASGVDVCLHLVRRDHGSEVANQVARRCVVPPYRDGGQAQYIERPVPPASGTGTGPTRDWALHRLDRPLSLDELAAHAAMSTRTFARRFREETGLSPGRWLTQQRLRRARHLLESSDLPVERVAHEVGFATATSLRRHLAAEAGVAPSAYRRTFRASVP, from the coding sequence ATGCTCGCCGACGCCGCCGCCCGCGCGGCCGAACTGGACCGCCTGATGCGCCCGGCGCCCCGCCCCGGCGCCCACCAGGTCGCCGTCCTCGCCCTGGACGGCGTCTACCCCTTCGAACTCGGCATCCCGCACCGGGTCCTGGGTTCCGCCGACGGGCGCTACGAAGTGCGCTCCGCGAGCGTCGACGGGCGGCCCGTGCGCACCGACTCGGACCTGACCGTCACCCCGGCGCACGGCCCAGAGGTGCTGGCCGACGCGGACACCGTGATCGTGCCGCCGTACGCCGTCACGGCCGCGTCCGCCGCCGTGCCGGATCCGCGGGCGCTCGCCGCCCTGGCCCGGGTCCGCCCCGGCGCCCGCCTGGTGTCGATCTGCACCGGCGCCTTCCTGCTGGCCGCGGCCGGCCTCCTGGACGGACGCCGGGCCACCACCCACTGGGCGCTCACCGACCACTTCCGGGAGCTGTTCCCCCGGGTCGAGCTGGACGCCGACGTGCTCTTCGTCGACCACGGCGACGTGCTGACCTCGGCGGGCGCGGCGAGCGGCGTCGACGTCTGCCTGCACCTGGTGCGCCGGGACCACGGCAGCGAGGTGGCCAACCAGGTGGCCCGCCGGTGCGTCGTACCGCCGTACCGGGACGGCGGCCAGGCCCAGTACATCGAGCGGCCGGTGCCGCCGGCGAGCGGGACGGGCACCGGCCCGACCCGCGACTGGGCGCTGCACCGGCTGGACCGGCCCCTGTCCCTGGACGAGTTGGCCGCGCACGCGGCGATGAGCACCCGCACCTTCGCCCGGCGCTTCCGGGAGGAGACCGGTCTCAGTCCCGGCCGCTGGCTGACCCAGCAGCGGCTGCGGCGGGCCCGGCACCTGCTGGAGTCCAGCGACCTGCCGGTGGAACGGGTCGCCCACGAGGTCGGCTTCGCCACCGCCACCTCGCTGCGCCGCCACCTGGCCGCCGAGGCGGGCGTCGCCCCCTCGGCGTACCGGCGCACGTTCCGCGCCTCGGTGCCGTAG
- a CDS encoding TetR/AcrR family transcriptional regulator, translating into MQSSTPAGRAGRPRSAAADTAILAATRAALVDLGWSKLTLGDVATRAGVAKTTLYRRWAGKNELVVDAVAELFDELELPDRGSLAADIEGVVLQFAAILARPEARSGLMAVVAESTRDDALRERIRTSIVERQKRLVLEGRARAQARGELPPENGAAEAARTADLIFDVVAGAVVHRTLVSARAADEEWVRGLTQVLLWGLAGAGGEPADSGDGGDGEGVDPGGGADAEAAAPR; encoded by the coding sequence ATGCAGAGCAGCACCCCAGCCGGCCGTGCCGGGCGCCCGCGCAGTGCCGCGGCGGACACCGCGATCCTGGCCGCGACGCGGGCCGCCCTGGTCGACCTCGGCTGGTCGAAGCTCACCCTGGGAGACGTCGCCACCCGGGCCGGGGTTGCCAAGACGACGCTCTACCGCCGCTGGGCGGGCAAGAACGAGCTGGTCGTGGACGCGGTGGCGGAGCTGTTCGACGAGCTCGAACTGCCCGACCGCGGCTCCCTCGCCGCCGACATCGAGGGCGTGGTGCTCCAGTTCGCGGCGATCCTGGCCCGACCGGAGGCCAGGAGCGGCCTGATGGCGGTGGTCGCGGAGTCCACGCGCGACGACGCGCTGCGCGAGCGCATCCGCACGTCGATCGTCGAACGGCAGAAGCGCCTGGTACTGGAGGGCAGGGCCCGTGCCCAGGCACGCGGCGAGCTGCCGCCGGAGAACGGTGCGGCCGAGGCCGCCCGCACGGCGGACCTCATCTTCGACGTGGTGGCGGGCGCGGTGGTGCACCGCACGCTGGTCAGCGCCCGGGCCGCGGACGAGGAGTGGGTGCGCGGCCTGACACAGGTACTGCTGTGGGGTCTGGCCGGCGCCGGCGGGGAGCCCGCGGACAGTGGGGACGGCGGGGACGGCGAGGGTGTCGACCCAGGCGGCGGGGCCGACGCGGAAGCGGCCGCGCCCCGGTAG
- a CDS encoding NADP-dependent oxidoreductase gives MTLTDTPANGASPHGAPTMLALHQTALGGPEVLRPTELPRPEPGPGEILVAVHAAGLNPTDFKHRALKIFLPPPPLTLGWDVSGTVVETGFGVTLFRPGDEVFGMLPYPHGHGSHAEYVTGPARAFAAKPAGIDHVQAAALPLAALTAWQALVDTAGLRAGQRVLIHAAAGGVGHLAVQLAKERGAHVTGTASAPKHAFLRELGADACVDYRSADFTDTEERYDVVLDTLGGETATRSVGVLRPGGIVVSLLPGDAHTGAAAERAGVRAVVLLVEHDHAGMRAVAELVERGSLRAHVSGTFPLAEGARAHAQGETGRTTGKLVLTVR, from the coding sequence ATGACCTTGACGGACACTCCCGCGAACGGCGCTTCCCCGCACGGCGCCCCGACGATGCTCGCCCTGCACCAGACGGCCCTCGGCGGCCCCGAGGTGCTGCGGCCCACCGAACTGCCGCGGCCCGAACCGGGACCGGGCGAGATCCTCGTCGCCGTGCACGCCGCCGGGCTGAACCCCACGGACTTCAAGCACCGCGCCCTGAAGATCTTCCTGCCGCCCCCGCCGCTGACCCTCGGCTGGGACGTCTCCGGCACCGTGGTGGAGACCGGTTTCGGCGTCACCCTCTTCCGGCCCGGCGACGAGGTGTTCGGCATGCTGCCCTACCCGCACGGGCACGGCTCGCACGCCGAGTACGTGACCGGCCCGGCCCGCGCCTTCGCCGCCAAGCCCGCCGGGATCGACCACGTCCAGGCCGCCGCCCTCCCGCTGGCCGCGCTCACCGCCTGGCAGGCCCTCGTCGACACCGCAGGCCTCCGGGCCGGGCAGCGGGTGCTGATCCACGCGGCGGCCGGTGGCGTGGGCCATCTCGCCGTACAGCTCGCCAAGGAGCGGGGCGCGCACGTCACCGGCACCGCCAGCGCACCCAAGCACGCGTTCCTGCGCGAACTCGGTGCGGACGCCTGCGTCGACTACCGCTCCGCGGACTTCACCGACACCGAGGAGCGTTACGACGTCGTCCTCGACACGCTCGGCGGGGAGACCGCCACCCGTTCCGTGGGCGTGCTCCGCCCCGGCGGCATCGTCGTCTCCCTGCTGCCGGGCGACGCGCACACCGGCGCCGCGGCCGAGCGGGCCGGGGTCCGCGCCGTCGTCCTGCTCGTCGAGCACGACCACGCCGGGATGCGCGCCGTCGCCGAACTCGTCGAACGGGGGAGCCTGCGCGCCCACGTGTCCGGCACCTTCCCGCTCGCCGAGGGCGCCCGGGCACACGCCCAGGGAGAGACCGGCCGCACCACGGGCAAGCTGGTACTCACCGTGCGCTGA
- a CDS encoding tetratricopeptide repeat protein: MQPRNMSMSGVVDLAAVKQAQEAKAKAEQARAEAARTGGAGAVSPADLVIDVDEAGFESDVLQRSTEVPVVIDFWAEWCEPCKQLSPVLERLAVEYNGRFLLAKIDVDANQMLMQQFGVQGIPAVFAVVAGQALPLFQGAAGEQQIRQTLDQLVQVGEERFGLTGLVVDPEAEPGAERPAAPERPAGPHDAALDAAVQAMDAGDLGGAVQAYKNVLAEEPGNTEAKLGLAQAELLQRVQDADPQKVRREAADKPGDAQAQIAAADLDLVGGHVEDAFGRLIDTVRVTAGDDRDAVRLRLLELFEVVGADDPRVAAARRALARALF, encoded by the coding sequence ATGCAGCCACGGAACATGTCCATGAGCGGGGTCGTCGACCTCGCCGCGGTGAAGCAGGCCCAGGAGGCCAAGGCGAAGGCGGAGCAGGCGCGCGCCGAGGCGGCCCGGACCGGCGGCGCGGGCGCCGTCTCCCCGGCCGACCTCGTCATCGACGTCGACGAGGCCGGCTTCGAGAGCGATGTCCTGCAGCGGTCCACCGAGGTCCCGGTCGTCATCGACTTCTGGGCCGAGTGGTGCGAGCCCTGCAAGCAGTTGAGCCCGGTCCTGGAGCGGCTCGCCGTCGAGTACAACGGGCGCTTCCTCCTCGCCAAGATCGACGTCGACGCCAACCAGATGCTGATGCAGCAGTTCGGCGTCCAGGGCATCCCGGCCGTGTTCGCGGTCGTCGCCGGACAGGCGCTGCCGCTCTTCCAGGGGGCCGCGGGCGAGCAGCAGATCCGGCAGACCCTGGACCAGCTGGTGCAGGTCGGCGAGGAGCGCTTCGGCCTGACCGGTCTCGTCGTCGACCCCGAGGCGGAGCCGGGCGCCGAGCGGCCCGCCGCCCCCGAGCGCCCCGCCGGGCCGCACGACGCGGCCCTCGACGCCGCCGTGCAGGCGATGGACGCGGGCGACCTGGGCGGTGCCGTCCAGGCCTACAAGAACGTGCTGGCCGAGGAGCCGGGCAACACGGAGGCCAAACTGGGCCTCGCCCAGGCCGAGTTGCTCCAGCGGGTGCAGGACGCCGATCCGCAGAAGGTCCGTCGGGAAGCGGCCGACAAGCCGGGCGACGCCCAGGCGCAGATCGCCGCCGCCGACCTGGACCTGGTGGGCGGTCACGTGGAGGACGCCTTCGGGCGCCTGATCGACACGGTGCGCGTCACGGCGGGCGACGACCGGGACGCCGTACGGCTGCGGTTGCTGGAGCTGTTCGAGGTGGTCGGCGCCGACGACCCGCGGGTGGCCGCGGCGCGCCGGGCGCTCGCCCGCGCCCTGTTCTAG
- a CDS encoding DUF6230 family protein: protein MESQVRGGTRWKRFAVVMVPSVAATAAIGVALAQGALAASFSVSGQSFKVTAKELVGTGFSQYGAYDKGVDGNHAVAVSAFDKATITKMCQSVVTPNIPLIGTVTLRLEAGDSNKDSGKVHAKQLYIDVQDLEADATFTNIDIGVAAGAINKGPRQKQGEVEGKQTSPGGFAQQADQAVLKDVKQTAWATTAGTFQLSGLHMSLKKGSGEGVECY from the coding sequence ATGGAGTCCCAGGTGCGTGGCGGGACCAGATGGAAGCGGTTCGCCGTGGTGATGGTGCCCAGCGTCGCCGCCACGGCTGCGATAGGCGTCGCGCTCGCGCAGGGCGCTCTCGCCGCGTCGTTCAGTGTGTCGGGCCAGTCGTTCAAGGTGACGGCCAAGGAGCTCGTGGGTACGGGCTTCTCGCAGTACGGGGCCTACGACAAGGGCGTGGACGGCAACCATGCCGTCGCGGTCTCGGCGTTCGACAAGGCCACCATCACCAAGATGTGCCAGTCGGTCGTCACCCCGAACATCCCGCTGATCGGCACCGTCACGCTGAGGCTGGAGGCGGGCGACAGCAACAAGGATTCGGGCAAGGTCCACGCCAAGCAGCTCTACATCGATGTTCAGGACCTGGAGGCGGACGCCACCTTCACGAACATCGACATCGGCGTGGCTGCCGGGGCCATCAACAAGGGCCCGAGGCAGAAGCAGGGTGAGGTCGAGGGCAAGCAGACCAGCCCGGGCGGCTTCGCGCAGCAGGCGGACCAGGCCGTGCTGAAGGACGTGAAGCAGACGGCGTGGGCGACCACCGCCGGTACCTTCCAGCTCAGCGGTCTGCACATGTCGCTGAAGAAGGGCTCCGGCGAAGGCGTCGAGTGCTACTGA